GAAAACCAGTCGAACGCCTCAGGTTCCCTGATGCCATGTGGGGTTAAAGGTTTAGTTTAAACCGATGAGTTTGTTATATCTTACAAAACGGATTGAATTTTCATCGTCTCATTTTTATTTTAATTCCCGGTGGAACCAGGATGAAAATGTCCGGCGCTTTGGAAAAGAAACCAATACCCATGGACATAATTATCTTTTGGAGCTTTCTCTTGAAGGCGAGGTTGATTCGATTACCGGAATGGTCATCAATACGGTTGAGCTTAAAGAAAAGGTCGTTCAGCTGTTAAATGAGTTCGATCATAAACACCTGAACCTCGACACCCCTTATTTTCAGAACAAACTTCCGACAGTTGAAAATATCGCCAGAACCCTTGGAGAACATTTTCAACTTCAAAATAAGGGACTGAACCTCTCCAGAATACGACTTTACGAAAACGAAGATTCTTTTTCGGATTGCTTCGTTTCCCAAAAAGGGACGCCTATGGAAAAAAAATTGTTCTTAACCACCAAAACCTACCGGTTTTCTTCGGCCCATCGGCTTCATTCCAAGCAGCTTTCCGATCAGGAAAACCAAAGGATTTACGGAAAATGCAACAATCCGAACAGCCACGGCCATAATTATGTTTTAGAGGTCACTTTAAAAGGGACTTTTGATCCGGCCGGTGGGGTTATTGACGACCCTGAAAGTCCAGATCACCATATCCAGAAGGAAGTGGTTGAACGGTATGACCATCATTTTCTGGATCAAGACTTTGAAGAATTTAAAGACAAGGTCTCCACGGCTGAAAATATTCTGGTTATTATCTGGAACCGGTTGACCCCTTTTCTATCGAACCGCCTCTATAAGTTAAAACTGATTGAAACCCGGGATAATTACTTT
The window above is part of the Nitrospirota bacterium genome. Proteins encoded here:
- a CDS encoding 6-carboxytetrahydropterin synthase, whose product is MSLLYLTKRIEFSSSHFYFNSRWNQDENVRRFGKETNTHGHNYLLELSLEGEVDSITGMVINTVELKEKVVQLLNEFDHKHLNLDTPYFQNKLPTVENIARTLGEHFQLQNKGLNLSRIRLYENEDSFSDCFVSQKGTPMEKKLFLTTKTYRFSSAHRLHSKQLSDQENQRIYGKCNNPNSHGHNYVLEVTLKGTFDPAGGVIDDPESPDHHIQKEVVERYDHHFLDQDFEEFKDKVSTAENILVIIWNRLTPFLSNRLYKLKLIETRDNYFEYYG